In one window of Mesoplodon densirostris isolate mMesDen1 chromosome 4, mMesDen1 primary haplotype, whole genome shotgun sequence DNA:
- the SLC25A47 gene encoding solute carrier family 25 member 47: protein MEFAAGAIGGVCGVAVGYPLDTVKVRIQTEPKYMGIWHCIRDTYRRERVWGFYRGLSLPVCTVSLVSSVSFGTYRHCLAHICRFRYGSADAKPAKTDITLSGFASGLVRVFLTSPTEVAKVRLQTQTQTQMQQRRPSASGPSAAPPTCPAAPVGRAPGPKYRGPLHCLASVAREEGLRGLYKGSSALLFRDGHSFATYFLSYAVLCEQLTPAGRSRPDVLGVLVAGGCAGVLAWAVATPMDVIKSRLQADGQGQRRYRGLLHCVVTSVREEGPRVLFKGLSLNCCRAFPVNMVVFVTYEAVLRLMRGLLS from the exons GCGTCTGCGGTGTTGCTGTGGGCTACCCCCTGGACACGGTGAAG GTCAGGATCCAGACAGAGCCCAAGTACATGGGCATCTGGCACTGCATCCGGGACACGTATCGCCGAGAGCGG GTGTGGGGCTTCTACAGGGGCCTCTCGCTGCCCGTGTGCACCGTGTCCCTGGTCTCGTCCGTGTCTTTCGGCACCTATCGCCACTGCCTCGCACACATCTGCCGGTTCCGGTACGGCAGCGCCGACGCCAAGCCCGCCAAGACGGACATCACGCTCTCGGGATTCGCCTCTGGCCTTGTCCGC GTGTTCCTGACCTCGCCCACCGAGGTGGCCAAGGTCCGCCTGCAGACGCAGACGCAGACGCAGATGCAGCAGCGGCGCCCCTCGGCCTCGGGGCCCTCGGCTGCACCCCCCACGTGCCCCGCAGCCCCTGTGGGTCGGGCGCCAGGGCCCAAGTACCGCGGGCCGCTGCACTGCCTGGCCTCGGTGGCCCGGGAGGAGGGGCTGCGCGGCCTCTACAAGGGCAGCTCGGCCCTGCTCTTCCGGGACGGTCACTCCTTTGCCACCTACTTCCTCTCGTACGCCGTGCTCTGCGAGCAGCTGACTCCCGCTGGCCGCAGCCGGCCAG ATGTCTTGGGTGTGCTGGTGGCCGGTGGCTGTGCAGGGGTGCTGGCCTGGGCCGTGGCCACCCCCATGGACGTGATCAAGTCGCGCCTGCAGGCGGATGGGCAGGGCCAGCGCCGCTACCGGGGCCTCCTGCACTGCGTGGTGACCAGTGTCCGGGAGGAGGGGCCGAGGGTGCTCTTCAAGGGGCTGTCGCTCAACTGCTGTCGCGCCTTCCCCGTCAACATGGTGGTCTTTGTCACCTACGAGGCTGTGCTGAGGCTCATGCGGGGCCTGCTCTCATAG